From a region of the Impatiens glandulifera chromosome 4, dImpGla2.1, whole genome shotgun sequence genome:
- the LOC124936615 gene encoding norbelladine synthase-like, translated as MIGTVSEELEVNVSASKAWEVYSSLKLAKITEEKLKSLIDRLEIEGDGGVGTLIKIVFPSGGAVGFNSYTEKFTKIDHEKRVKETEVVEGGYLDLGFNLFRVRFEVIDKEDASPSPPSSCITRCTIEYEIKEEFAANASFVSIQTLVVVMNAAADFLIAK; from the exons ATGATTGGAACAGTTTCAGAAGAGTTGGAAGTGAATGTTTCAGCAAGCAAAGCATGGGAGGTTTATAGCTCCCTTAAGCTAGCGAAGATCACCGAAGAAAAACTCAAAAGTCTCATAGATAGACTCGAGATCGAAGGAGATGGCGGAGTCGGAACCTTAATCAAGATCGTATTTCCGTCAG GAGGAGCGGTTGGATTCAATTCGTATACGGAGAAATTTACTAAGATCGATCATGAGAAGAGAGTGAAGGAGACGGAAGTAGTGGAAGGAGGTTACCTGGATTTAGGTTTCAATCTGTTCCGCGTGCGATTTGAGGTGATCGACAAGGAAGATGCTTCGCCGTCGCCGCCGTCGTCGTGCATCACGAGATGTACCATTGAGTATGAGATTAAAGAAGAGTTTGCCGCCAACGCCTCTTTCGTTAGTATCCAGACGCTCGTCGTCGTCATGAATGCCGCCGCTGATTTCCTCATCGCCAAATAA
- the LOC124933861 gene encoding galacturonosyltransferase 8-like isoform X2, translating to MAYQALRNNGGRVGASSTFKLFASAITVSILLFFTICISTTSSANPSDFDKGLSTSYGVGSIGRSMLAVKSDPLKPKIDQIRKQAEDHRSQVQSYASYARKLKLENSKLVRVFAELSRSYTDLISKPNHRSLFASDVNSIDESALRQFEKDVKERIKVTRQIVAEAKESFDNQLKIQKLKDTIFAVNEQLTKSKKQGAFSSLIAAKSIPKSLHCIAMRLMEERIANPEKYSDEGKPLAAELEDPTLYHYAIFSDNVVAASVVVNSAVKNQKDPSKHVFHVVTDKMNLGAMQVMFKMKDYNGAHIEVKAVEDYKFLNSSYVPVLRQLESANLQKFYFENNMANATKDTNNMKFRNPKYLSMLNHLRFYLPEMYPKLHRVLFLDDDIVVQRDLTGLWNIDMDGKVNGAVETCFGSFHRYAQYMNFSHPLIKEKFNPKTCGWAYGMNFFDLDAWRKEKSTEQYHYWQNLVRFYLFVFHNVSCLIY from the exons atGGCTTATCAAGCTTTGCGCAACAATGGCGGCCGTGTCGGTGCATCATCAACGTTCAAGCTATTTGCATCCGCCATTACAGTTTCTATATTACTCTTCTTTACTATCTGTATCTCAACCACTTCATCGGCTAATCCTTCCGACTTCGATAAG GGTTTATCTACTTCGTATGGAGTTGGTTCCATCGGGAGGAGTATGCTTGCGGTTAAATCAGATCCTTTAAAGCCTAAGATAGATCAGATCAGAAAACAAGCGGAAGATCATAGATCTCAAGTTCAATCCTATGCTTCTTATGCGCGAAAACTCAAGCTCGAGAACTCGAAACTCGTGAGAGTTTTTGCTGAACTCTCTCGTAGTTACACGGATCTGATATCAAAACCTAATCATCGTTCTTTATTTGCATCCGATGTGAACTCGATTGATGAGTCCGCACTTCGTCAGTTCGAAAAGGATGTCAAGGAACGGATCAAGGTCACGCGTCAAATTGTTGCGGAAGCGAAGGAGTCGTTTGATAATCAACTCAAGATCCAGAAGCTGAAGGACACTATATTCGCTGTAAACGAGCAATTGACGAAGTCTAAGAAGCAAGGTGCGTTCTCAAGTTTAATTGCGGCGAAATCAATTCCGAAGAGTTTGCATTGTATCGCGATGAGGTTAATGGAGGAACGAATTGCGAATCCGGAGAAATACTCCGACGAGGGGAAACCATTAGCAGCAGAATTAGAGGATCCAACGCTTTATCACTATGCTATATTCTCTGATAATGTGGTTGCTGCTTCAGTTGTGGTGAATTCAGCTGTGAAGAACCAGAAAGATCCATCCAAACACGTGTTTCATGTGGTAACAGATAAGATGAATCTAGGCGCGATGCAGGTTATGTTCAAGATGAAGGATTACAATGGCGCACACATTGAAGTGAAAGCGGTAGAAGATTACAAGTTCTTGAATTCATCTTATGTCCCTGTTCTTCGTCAACTTGAATCAGCTAACCTGCAGAAATTCTACTTTGAGAATAATATGGCAAATGCAACAAAAGACACCAACAATATGAAATTCAGGAACCCTAAGTATTTATCAATGTTGAATCATCTTAGATTCTATTTACCAGAGATGTATCCAAAGTTGCACAGAGTGTTGTTTCTTGACGACGACATTGTTGTTCAGAGAGATCTAACTGGATTATGGAATATCGATATGGATGGAAAGGTGAACGGTGCAGTTGAGACATGCTTTGGTTCATTCCATCGATATGCACAGTACATGAATTTCTCGCATCCTCTGATAAAGGAGAAGTTTAACCCGAAAACATGTGGATGGGCATACGGTATGAACTTCTTCGATTTGGATGCTTGGAGGAAGGAGAAGTCCACTGAACAATATCATTACTGGCAGAATCTGgttaggttttatttatttgttttccaTAAT gtttcttgtttgatttattaa
- the LOC124933862 gene encoding norbelladine synthase-like, with protein sequence MIGSVSEQIEMSVPASQAWEVYSSLMLAKIIEEKLRNLADRLEIEGDGGVGTLIKIIFPPGAFGFNSYTEKFTKIDHEKRVKETEVVEGGYLDLGFDLFRVRFEVIEKEDDSPPSCIIRSTIEYEIKEEFAANASFVNIQTLVEVMQAVADFFIAENNK encoded by the exons atgattggATCGGTTTCAGAACAGATAGAAATGAGCGTTCCAGCAAGCCAAGCATGGGAGGTTTACAGCTCCCTGATGCTCGCGAAAATCATCGAAGAAAAACTCCGTAATCTCGCAGATAGACTCGAGATTGAAGGAGACGGAGGAGTCGGAACCTTAATCAAAATCATATTTCCTCCAG GAGCATTTGGATTCAACTCGTATACAGAGAAATTTACTAAGATCGATCACGAGAAGAGAGTTAAGGAAACGGAGGTAGTTGAAGGAGGTTACCTGGATTTAGGTTTCGATCTGTTCCGTGTGCGATTTGAGGTAATCGAGAAGGAAGATGATTCGCCGCCGTCGTGTATCATCAGATCTACGATTGAGTATGAAATTAAAGAAGAATTTGCCGCCAATGCTTCTTTCGTTAACATTCAAACGCTCGTTGAGGTTATGCAAGCCGTCGCTGATTTCTTCATCGCCGAGAACAATAAATAG
- the LOC124933861 gene encoding galacturonosyltransferase 8-like isoform X1 produces MAYQALRNNGGRVGASSTFKLFASAITVSILLFFTICISTTSSANPSDFDKGLSTSYGVGSIGRSMLAVKSDPLKPKIDQIRKQAEDHRSQVQSYASYARKLKLENSKLVRVFAELSRSYTDLISKPNHRSLFASDVNSIDESALRQFEKDVKERIKVTRQIVAEAKESFDNQLKIQKLKDTIFAVNEQLTKSKKQGAFSSLIAAKSIPKSLHCIAMRLMEERIANPEKYSDEGKPLAAELEDPTLYHYAIFSDNVVAASVVVNSAVKNQKDPSKHVFHVVTDKMNLGAMQVMFKMKDYNGAHIEVKAVEDYKFLNSSYVPVLRQLESANLQKFYFENNMANATKDTNNMKFRNPKYLSMLNHLRFYLPEMYPKLHRVLFLDDDIVVQRDLTGLWNIDMDGKVNGAVETCFGSFHRYAQYMNFSHPLIKEKFNPKTCGWAYGMNFFDLDAWRKEKSTEQYHYWQNLNENRTLWKLGTLPPGLITFYSTTKPLDKSWHVLGLGYNPSISMEEIENAAVVHFNGNMKPWLDIGMNQFKPLWTKYVDYTNEYIQACNFGV; encoded by the exons atGGCTTATCAAGCTTTGCGCAACAATGGCGGCCGTGTCGGTGCATCATCAACGTTCAAGCTATTTGCATCCGCCATTACAGTTTCTATATTACTCTTCTTTACTATCTGTATCTCAACCACTTCATCGGCTAATCCTTCCGACTTCGATAAG GGTTTATCTACTTCGTATGGAGTTGGTTCCATCGGGAGGAGTATGCTTGCGGTTAAATCAGATCCTTTAAAGCCTAAGATAGATCAGATCAGAAAACAAGCGGAAGATCATAGATCTCAAGTTCAATCCTATGCTTCTTATGCGCGAAAACTCAAGCTCGAGAACTCGAAACTCGTGAGAGTTTTTGCTGAACTCTCTCGTAGTTACACGGATCTGATATCAAAACCTAATCATCGTTCTTTATTTGCATCCGATGTGAACTCGATTGATGAGTCCGCACTTCGTCAGTTCGAAAAGGATGTCAAGGAACGGATCAAGGTCACGCGTCAAATTGTTGCGGAAGCGAAGGAGTCGTTTGATAATCAACTCAAGATCCAGAAGCTGAAGGACACTATATTCGCTGTAAACGAGCAATTGACGAAGTCTAAGAAGCAAGGTGCGTTCTCAAGTTTAATTGCGGCGAAATCAATTCCGAAGAGTTTGCATTGTATCGCGATGAGGTTAATGGAGGAACGAATTGCGAATCCGGAGAAATACTCCGACGAGGGGAAACCATTAGCAGCAGAATTAGAGGATCCAACGCTTTATCACTATGCTATATTCTCTGATAATGTGGTTGCTGCTTCAGTTGTGGTGAATTCAGCTGTGAAGAACCAGAAAGATCCATCCAAACACGTGTTTCATGTGGTAACAGATAAGATGAATCTAGGCGCGATGCAGGTTATGTTCAAGATGAAGGATTACAATGGCGCACACATTGAAGTGAAAGCGGTAGAAGATTACAAGTTCTTGAATTCATCTTATGTCCCTGTTCTTCGTCAACTTGAATCAGCTAACCTGCAGAAATTCTACTTTGAGAATAATATGGCAAATGCAACAAAAGACACCAACAATATGAAATTCAGGAACCCTAAGTATTTATCAATGTTGAATCATCTTAGATTCTATTTACCAGAGATGTATCCAAAGTTGCACAGAGTGTTGTTTCTTGACGACGACATTGTTGTTCAGAGAGATCTAACTGGATTATGGAATATCGATATGGATGGAAAGGTGAACGGTGCAGTTGAGACATGCTTTGGTTCATTCCATCGATATGCACAGTACATGAATTTCTCGCATCCTCTGATAAAGGAGAAGTTTAACCCGAAAACATGTGGATGGGCATACGGTATGAACTTCTTCGATTTGGATGCTTGGAGGAAGGAGAAGTCCACTGAACAATATCATTACTGGCAGAATCTG AATGAGAATCGAACCCTGTGGAAACTAGGGACATTACCACCTGGTTTGATAACGTTTTATTCAACAACTAAGCCATTGGATAAATCGTGGCATGTTTTGGGTCTCGGTTACAATCCAAGCATAAGCATGGAGGAAATTGAAAACGCTGCGGTTGTGCACTTCAATGGGAATATGAAACCATGGCTCGATATCGGCATGAACCAATTTAAGCCACTATGGACCAAGTATGTTGATTATACAAACGAATACATTCAAGCCTGCAATTTTGGTGTATGA
- the LOC124935879 gene encoding uncharacterized protein LOC124935879 has product MGVLTNSWCFCNGGGKSEKMKAAIFSGKGPAMATISSSSETTSGTGFLIHRNLLLTTHVNLPSISAAETTEIRLQNGVRAVLFPHRFFITSSVLDLTIVGLDNIEGDQLSSLQGQNHLHYLKTTCSKPNLDLGNLVYLLGYTHKKELTVGEGKVVIATDNLIKLLTDDQTWNPGSAGFDQQGNLAFMVCDPMKLATSPNAKSPSTSTSSSSSSRRKDRRMQFGIPIPIICDWLNQHWEGNLDELNKPKLPIIKLMSSGQRSDHSCASFTMRRVFKPSDIENDPKQTDPNPVGPGIVEKTMDDLDAAEVLSTDSVKGAAAGESEAQSSSSPVEMQNDYNYSSDGETTMYSAETAESRNIPSPKEGRFQQVVRQSQSCRWGGGGSGQRTPVARKVGLEKQRSYIQGRKIHSQGATSNRSNDYYSPTVSSIMKKRNNMVFRQQQPEQKQSWPVKQNPAHSSPRWMF; this is encoded by the exons ATGGGAGTTTTAACCAACTCATGGTGTTTCTGCAATGGCGGTGGCAAATCGGAGAAGATGAAAGCCGCTATCTTCTCCGGTAAAGGTCCTGCAATGGCTACAATCTCTTCCTCTTCAGAAACAACCTCTGGAACCGGTTTTCTCATCCACCGGAATCTACTTCTCACCACTCACGTCAATCTCCCGTCCATCTCCGCCGCGGAGACGACGGAGATCCGCTTGCAAAATGGAGTCCGCGCTGTCCTGTTTCCTCACAG GTTTTTCATTACTAGTTCTGTTCTTGATCTGACTATAGTTGGTTTAGATAACATTGAAGGAGATCAATTAAGTTCATTACAAGGACAGAATCATCTTCATTATCTTAAAACTACCTGTTCTAAACCTAATTTAGATCTTGGTAATTTGGTTTATCTACTTGGATATACTCATAAAAAAGAATTAACAGTTGGAGAAGGAAAAGTAGTGATAGCTACTGataatttgatcaaattattAACCGATGATCAAACATGGAATCCTGGATCAGCTGGTTTTGATCAACAAGGGAATCTCGCCTTCATGGTTTGCGATCCAATGAAGTTAGCCACATCTCCAAATGCGAAATCCCCTTCAACTTCgacatcttcttcatcgtcGTCGCGAAGGAAAGATCGTCGTATGCAGTTCGGTATACCGATTCCTATTATCTGTGATTGGTTGAATCAACATTGGGAAGGAAATCTAGATGAGCTTAATAAACCTAAATTGCCTATCATAAAATTAATGTCTTCCGGGCAGAGAAGCGATCATTCCTGCGCTTCGTTCACGATGAGACGAGTCTTTAAACCGTCTGACATTGAAAATGACCCGAAACAAACTGATCCTAACCCTGTCGGGCCAGGCATTGTTGAGAAAACCATGGATGATTTGGATGCTGCAGAGGTTTTGTCAACTGATTCGGTTAAAGGTGCTGCTGCAGGTGAAAGTGAGGCTCAGTCGAGTTCATCCCCGGTTGAGATGCAAAATGATTATAACTACAGTAGTGATGGGGAAACGACAATGTATTCGGCTGAAACAGCTGAGAGTCGTAATATTCCGAGTCCTAAAGAAGGGCGGTTTCAGCAAGTTGTCAGACAGAGTCAAAGCTGTAGATGGGGCGGTGGCGGATCTGGGCAGAGAACTCCGGTGGCTCGAAAGGTGGGATTGGAGAAACAAAGGAGCTATATACAAGGAAGGAAGATTCATTCACAAGGGGCGACTTCGAATAGGAGTAATGACTATTATAGTCCTACAGTTTCTTCGATTATGAAGAAACGCAACAATATGGTATTCCGACAACAGCAACCGGAGCAAAAACAGAGCTGGCCGGTTAAGCAGAATCCGGCTCATTCGTCTCCCAGATGGATGTTTTAG